From a single Miscanthus floridulus cultivar M001 chromosome 8, ASM1932011v1, whole genome shotgun sequence genomic region:
- the LOC136473179 gene encoding tuliposide A-converting enzyme 2, chloroplastic-like — translation MASPVLLVAAALCLCALLFGAGEAAARGAAAVVEASAFRSRATAPNMEVKFDFSPFLIQYKSGRVQRFMGTTFIPASMDSRTGVASRDVVVDNQTGLAVRLYRPSRRAVATGGGRLPVLVYFHGGAFVVESAFDPVYHNYLNALTAKAGVIAVSVNYRLAPEHPLPAAYDDSWTVLAWVLENARSGGGDPWLAKHGDASRVFLAGDSAGGNIAHNLAMRAGQQQQQAGAAAASINIKGVALLDPYFLGRYVSGGAQRAWDFICAGRYGMDHPYVDPMAALPAEVWRRLPSARVLMTVSDQDRLGPFQRAYVDALRASGWGGQARLYVTPGEGHCYFLNNLDSPKAAMHMATLAAFINGS, via the coding sequence ATGGCTTCCCCTGTCCTCCTCGTCGCCGCGGCGCTCTGCCTCTGCGCGTTGTTGTTCGGAGCAGGGGAGGCGGCGGCGAGGGGAGCAGCAGCGGTGGTGGAAGCGTCGGCATTCCGCAGCAGGGCGACGGCCCCCAACATGGAGGTGAAGTTCGACTTCTCGCCGTTCCTGATCCAGTACAAGAGCGGCCGCGTGCAGCGGTTCATGGGCACGACGTTCATTCCGGCGTCCATGGACTCGCGCACCGGGGTGGCCTCGAGGGACGTCGTCGTGGACAACCAGACCGGCCTCGCGGTGCGTCTGTACCGGCCGAGCCGCCGCGCCGTAGCCACCGGCGGCGGTAGGCTCCCCGTGCTGGTGTACTTCCACGGCGGCGCGTTCGTGGTGGAGTCGGCGTTCGACCCCGTGTACCACAACTACCTGAACGCGCTGACAGCCAAGGCCGGAGTCATCGCGGTGTCGGTGAACTACCGCCTGGCGCCGGAGCACCCGCTCCCGGCGGCGTACGACGACTCGTGGACGGTGCTGGCGTGGGTGCTCGAGAACGCGCGGAGCGGAGGCGGGGACCCGTGGCTCGCCAAGCACGGCGACGCCTCCCGCGTGTTTCTCGCCGGTGACAGCGCCGGCGGCAACATCGCGCACAACCTGGCAATGCGCGcgggccagcagcagcagcaggccggcgccgccgccgcgagtATCAACATCAAGGGCGTGGCGCTGCTGGACCCGTACTTCCTTGGCCGGTACGTGAGCGGGGGCGCGCAGCGCGCGTGGGACTTCATCTGCGCGGGGCGGTACGGGATGGACCACCCGTACGTGGACCCGATGGCGGCGCTACCGGCGGAGGTGTGGCGGCGGCTCCCGTCCGCGAGGGTGCTGATGACGGTGTCGGACCAGGACCGGCTCGGCCCTTTCCAGCGCGCGTACGTGGACGCGCTCCGGGCTAGCGGCTGGGGCGGCCAGGCGCGCCTCTACGTCACGCCCGGCGAGGGCCACTGCTACTTCCTCAACAACCTGGACTCGCCCAAGGCCGCCATGCATATGGCCACGCTCGCCGCGTTCATCAACGGCAGCTAA